The genomic DNA TCAATTTCTAGTTGTAGTATATAAGATTGTATTGTAAAACAAGATGAAAACTATTAATATTCTTTCTTAATCAACAACAGACATATTTACACAGATCCTTCatcctagctagctagctagctagtagAGACAAGAATGAAAGAGGCTAAAAGACAATTTGAAATTTCTACTTTTTAAAGTGATATAGTCACATTGTGAGATTCCTTTTGGCTGCTTCAATTTTCAATAGCAGTTCTTTGATATCAATTTCCATTCTCGTCTTCATATCCAAATATTCGCGATAAGCTCTTTCTACACTTTCAAACTCCTCCAGTTTCTTCTTTTGCATTTCCTCCGCCTTTGACTCTTCCATCCGCAATTTCGCAACACCTAATACATACTCCTCTTCGATCATGTCCTTCTTAGCAGACACAATTCTTTTCAGGTCCTCGCCTTCTCTTCTCGCATCATCTGCGCGCGTCTGGTACATTTTAGCCTCTGCCTGTTTGATTCTCACTATGCTTTCTAATTCGTCGAAAACAGGTTCCTTTTGAGAAGAAGTCCAATGCGTATCTGAATCCAAAGGATCTTTACACTTCTGCATGAATTCTAATCCACGTAATGATGAGCTCGAAGGTTTTTCCAGTTGGGTCAATGGATATTGTGGTTTAGAGAGTATAACTTCATGGCTGGGGGCAGGAAACCCATTTGCTGCTACTGCTGCTTCTTGGTTCTTGTTTGATGGACCGCTTCTAGTGGCAGTTGGGAGATCAGCATACTTGGAGGAATTACTATCTATAATCAGAAAGGACTAATGTCAGTTGCAGCACATATAACTTATTGTATTTTCTCGAAACTGATGCTACAAGTAAATCCTGTAATGTTAATggaaaaaacaaataactttaTGGGACATGTAACTTACCAGAAAGAAAACCTAGAATATAATACTGAACTTCCTGAAGATTTGAATTGTTCGCCAATCTCAGCAACATCTGAACAGCAATTTCATGAAGCCGCCTTCCTCTTACGTCTTCACTGGCATAGAAGATTCTTTTAACACATTCCAGCTCATTGAAAAGAACTTCGGCCGTCCATTCCCTTGCAAAATTTTGAAAGACTTCCTTTACAAAGCCAAACATCTCAGACCGATGACCACATGCAACGCAATGAAATTGAGTCTCAGCTGCTACTTGAACCTCACTACTTATACTGTGTCCATTCCTAATATATGACTTAAGTAAAGCACAATTGGCGTGGCACCAATGTGAACATACATCGCACCCCACCCAACTACATGTATTATATGCCATATCAAACTTCGAACAGACAAGACACATGCAATTGCTGCAGAACCCACTCTTCTTCTCACAAACTTTGCAATCACATTCATCCACAGGCAAAAGATTCATACAAGCTATGTTTTTACATCTCAGGTTCAGAAAGATCTCAGCAAGATTAGAAATAGAGGCGTCATTGTTGTTTTTCTGAAGAAAGTTTGTTTGTCCTGTTACCAAGGCTACCAAGATCTCTAGTTGAGTTCTATTCATTTTCATCAGCTTATCCATGGTAATATCTGGTCTGTCATGTATTCCCTTTTGCATGGCACGGAGCTGCAATTGCTTGTCAGCATCCGATATGATATTGTGCACACTCACCTTCAGACATCCAATAGATTGTccactcatttcattaaatatattggACGTTACATGTAAAGGCTCGGAAACCATCATGTCGATGATAGACTCAGCAGAGTCGGATCCACCAATGAAATTATGTTCATGTGTCTTATCTCTGCTAAAAGCACGTCCATCTTCCAGAATATTCTTATGCCCCAATCTCATTTTAACTGCTAGTGTTGAGCTTCCTTCTGCAGAACCGATTCTTTGCCTTTGTATACCCTGACCATCTACTTGAGAATCGTGAAAAAAACTATCTCCGGTTAAAGAGATCCTTTGAGGAGAAGAGACACCTTTATGAATTGGTTCAGTATTCCAACCTTGATCAATTCCTTGAAACAGTAAGCGACTTTTAACTGATCCTTCACAATTGTCCGTAGTGTTCTGAGTCAAAGAACAGCTTAGGTTATGGGAGAAAGCCTGAGTACCTGAAGCAGATACTGACATGGTAAACCCATCCGAATTAGTAGGAGAACCAGGTAGATTCTTAGACAGGTTAATTGGTAATAAGACATTTGGTAAGCTAAGAGAGAGATCAAGTGATTCAAACATTTTGTTTTCAACTTTAGGTTTCTCTTCCCCTCTAACAGGATCTCTGGAGAACAGATCCAATCCCCTCATACCTATTTCATCTATATGGTTGTCGCTGGAAGTTGATGAGCTTTTAGAACCTCCTTCTTTCACTTTGACCATCACATCCTCCCTCAATTCATGTTGAACAACAATGCTTTTGCCCTTGTCCAGATTAGATTGGGCCAAACCAGTATCTCCTGATCTGGCCTCAAGTTCGACGCCCAGTATCTCCCGCGGTTCATCTTCTGAAGGTATAGATTTGAGCCCATAAATGTCATTTTCAGTTAGACTATCGAGTTTGGCTTCACTTGCATCTTTAGGGATTGGCAATTCTTCTTGATCTGAATTGGTCTGTTCATTTGTTGATTCACCGACTTCAGTTACTCGATTTGTATAATCTTCTAGATGTTCTATAACAGGATTCTCCTCGTGAACAACAGTTTTATCATTTTGACAAGTATTCAAGTCAAAAGCACCAGAATCTTCAACTAAATGCTCATTCCTATTTGTCATTTGAACTCCAGAATCAGAATCAGATTCAGGTTCAAGCTCCCCTTCTTCCCTTTCACTGCTACTATGGTTTACAACAAGCAACTCTTCACTCTTCTTTAATTCAACACTCTTTGACTGCTCACTTACAGAGTCCTTGGACATGATGTTTGGCGACTTCACATCTCTTGAACTCGTTTTGTCTTCTGGGACAACTTTACTGCTTCTTGATTCACCAGCAGACCTATTAGTACTACCTTCATCAAAATCTTTCGCATGAGGATACCTGCGCCATGACCTATCTCTCTCGGACCTGAAACCTTTCGGGACCTCTCTTCTCGATACAGAGAAGCTCTCAGAACGATGAAAACGATCTCCCCCATATTCCATCCGCGGAGAACTCAATATTCCCTTGTCACTGGCATTCTTATAGCTATCATAGCTCTTCCTTCTATCGTAACTCTCAGAATCATAATCTGATCGCTTCCTAATCATTTGTGAGCTCTCGTGGTCATCTTCAAGCCGATCATATCGTGAAGACGATGATATCACACCCTTTCTTCCATTTTCAGGTCTGTAATAGAAGCTTTTGTGCGAAGATGAACGGCCCAAATTTGCatcttcatctcttcttcttccccaatctttggaaacacttttttctCCAAATGAATTAAGATCATCACTTGACCTCAACCTCTTCATTATAAATGATGAAATCCAACTAATGCAACAAGAAGAAGATCACTCTCGTATATATAAACAACCCTAGTCTTCTTCAATGAAGCTCCAGAAACAGTCACCTCAgcaattaattaaatcattccATTTATCAGTCAATCTCGCCATAGAATAACAGAATACATCCAACTAAGGAGAGATAATAGAAACCCTAACGTTAACCTGAACTATCATTATTACTACCGGTAACATCAATAGACATCAACAACTCCACATCCAACCATGAAAACCGAAACATATCAGCAACAAAGTCATAGGAAATCCATCCAGATACAAATTCTCAATTTCAATGAACGTTTAGCTTAGCTTCAAATGAGATGAAATCAACATTCAGCAAATTAAACGCCGGTGGTAGATAGCAACTTCAGACTTGTAAACATAACGAGAAGAAGTTGCGAATGAGAAATCAGAAGAAATGGCAAAGGCAGAGAATGAACATAAAGACGGTCGTTGATGGCCGGAGTGGATTTCGCCGGCGGAAGATAAGACCGTTTCGACGAGAGATATGTATGTATATAAGAGGAATAGTGCCGAGGGCATTTTGGGGAAACTCCTGAAAACACAAAATAAGTCAACGCATCATCagaatatattttgattaagagAAAAGAAACGCATTGTCTGTTACAGGTTAGTGGAGTGTGTTGTATAATTCTATATTGTGCATCTGCAAGGCGCAAGCTAGTATTTTACTTGCACGTCAAGCCACTGTTTAACGTGTGCCACACAATTTCaggatattttaattcattttgttgaaagtttaaattatgtaattaataaattattataaatttataataaattgaaataaaaaattacataaaaaggATTGAGGCCTAAGACTTCTTTGGatctttgtattttttttttatgattttttcctaaaaaaacttgttttattagaatttaatatatatattatttaaggaCGAAAATAcccctaatatatatatatattgaatgaatgagaagaaaataactttagtattttaataattaaaaaatatagtttcTCGAGCTTCCGTCTTCACACGTACATGGACGAATCTAGGTAGGGTTCGgatgaacttaaaaaaaaaaattacaataaaaatgtgacatttctctctaattatttttttttacaaatttcaatataattcattgattttgtttatctaattattataaaaaaatgataaaacttacatttattcactcattttatccaaaattttctcattatttatttaagctCACCATAATGTTTTTTCAAGTCCACCCCAGTTTTGAATCTTGGGTCCGTCCCTCAAATTGAGTTGGGATGATTCCCTAAATGTCATAAAAATGGAGAATAGATAGGTGATGGCATATCAAGAGGTGAGTTTATCAACTCATCGTCCTATTTTGAATTTGTTGTCCGAGAAAGAAACAATTAACGatgtagaaaataaattttggtcttCTGTAAAAGATATATATTCTAAACCAATCATATTAGAACATTTTATCATTAGATTAATGTTTTTAGATCACCAGTTTTCATTCATGATGTGTCTGATGAGAAATCGATTGTTTCTGAGCAAGATTATGACGTCAACAAAAATATCAAAGTATAATTTTCTACACATAATATGACAGTGGAGGAAAACAAATCCTCTATTAAGAGATCATTGAATTAGAAATTAAAGTGTAAATGTTTGAAcgtttatgaattaaataatggtgtgaagaaatatattattaagtcaCTAATGGGAACTTTTTGGTTATGACAAATACGATTTTAATGAGACTAAAATTCGAAAAATGAATTAGTGAATCATTAAAGATTTATGTAACTTGCAATTGTGTGGTTCGCAAGTCTCTTGTTTCTACATGGAGTCAGGTAAATTCTTGTTGCATGGAATCAAAATAtgtataagaaaattaatattaattatatatttttatatttataatatatgaattttatttttattagtagagtaatttgataatattaaaatacattttaataatattttgatttttttaatataattaataatatcttatttattattatttattttactaattataaatatatatatatattaaaattattaatctttttaaaaattaaaaataaaataaaaatttcaaatattttattattttaaattaaaatatgaaatacatagtttaaacaaatatattttaagcaaATAATGACTTGATGTAACAATTCATGAACCTTACTattataacacatttttataagTCTATATATGAATACCAATACAATACCCAAAcccaacaaaaataattaaatatattttatggttaaacaaatattacaaataaatataaatattttttttttgttatgaatGACAAAACGCACAAGTAGCTTGGAGGGGATTGACaaatttagatataaataaaaaaattaatttataaaataagatagtttgttaattaaataaaataaaataaaattattgggtGGTAAGGGAAGATATTGGGAAAGAATCGCTCGGCCATGCTCCAACTCAGACTcattgaaaaaattcaaaatcggTTTGTATAGAATGGCCTTTCACGTCGCTTGTCCAATTACATGGTACTAACTAACCCCTTAACTTAACTTCACAAATCACTCCTTTCTCTCTCACTCAAACCATCTGTTGtttctctttttctcttttcagCCGAAGAATCTGCGATTGCTCGCTAGGGTTTCAGCGGAATCTGGGGATTCACGACGTCCGTCATCACTTCCTTGACGAAGTCGTTAGAATTGCCGATTTAATCAACGATCCGCTGCTAATTTGTTTCAAGGAGAATGCTACTGTTCAGGTTGCTGTTCCTAAGGTCGTTCCTCCTCCTCAGCCGCCGTTGGTCGCTGTGGGGGCTGCTTTTGGGGATGGAAACGTCTTCGGGGATGGGGACGAGATGTTGTCCGCACAGAACAAGCGTTCCGCTTTGCAGAAGAAGGCTGCGGCGGCTTCTTTAGTTGCTGAGGATTTTGCGAGGAGATTCGAATCTGGTTCCATGCTGGTGAGTTTTGTTATTTTGGAAATTCTACATTCTTATGTTGTTTTCAGTTTGTCTCTGTTATTCCTACGGTCAATGATGTCAATTTTCAACCTATTAGGTCATTTTTTAGGGGTGTTTATAGATGTCACTATTGCTAAAAGATGTTTTTATCACTCGTTAAGAAGGCTGTTAACTAATTGGTGCTGATATTTTATCTTGATGTTGTCTGAATAATGAAAGACTCCAAATTGGAAGCATTCTTCCAGCTTTGAAGCTTAGGAATTTGATGTTTTTCACATGCATTATCTCCTTCATGGTTCTATAGCAACCTCTTCAGCTGGTTGCAATTTATTTGGATGGTCTTGTGAGTTGTGATTGCTCTTTAGATAATAAACAATACATTTCCTACTAGGAAAGATGGGCCCTGAAATGTCCGAAGGCTTTTCCGCAGCAGCTGCCCTCGAGATAATGCATTTTCTGGGttgatattgatttttattttttatagaaatatgtTGCTAACTTTTGTTTGCTGGCAGGATGATTCGGGTGATCTGCAAGCAGAAGATCAAGGTCAGTCTAATGCTAAAGTAATGTGTCGTCTGTGCTTTTCTGGCGAACATGAAGGAAGTGAAAAAGCATGGAAGATGCTTTCTTGTAAATGCTGTGGCAAGAAGTATCATAGGAGCTGTCTTAAAGCCTGGGCTCACGATAGAGGTAGTGTATAGGATAGACGTTTGTCAACATTGTATGGTCTAGATATCATAATCTAATGAAATGGTCTCCCTGCAGATTTATTTCATTGGAGTTCATGGACTTGCCCATCGTGCCGAACTTGTGAGGTGttaaaacgtttttaattttcttttaacagAAGCTGAAGTAGGTCATTAGTATGAATGTTTCAATATTCTCGTGTTTTGTTATATGCCTATGGCCTATCATATTCTTCTCTATTTGTGCAAGTCATTTGGAGATAGCTTATGGGTGAATGAATTATGTTAcccaaatattatttacaaaagaATTTACTAGATCATTTACAATAGAATATAAATGGACACTAAGAAATTTTGAATCCCTATATAGATTTATTATGTCCAAATGTGACCTGTTTGTGGATCTCATGAGCTGTATGTAGACGTTTTCGTGATAGGAAGGAGAGTATGTTGttgaataaaaaagaaaagttatAGGATCCTGATATTTTGGAAAGATTTGGTTTTTGAAGAGCATCTTTTTGGAGGATTTCTATTGTTTTGTTCTGCTGAAGCTTGACAAGATTGGGTCTTATTGTGAAAACACTTTAAATATCAGAGGGCTTCTTTGCTCTGGGGAAATTATTCTATTAATCTTTTGGATTTGGTTGGTAGACTAGGAATACATATAAACAACTGAAATAATAAAGCATTTATGGATTTGGaaaattcatgtttttttttgtggAAGTAAGACCTAGTAATCATTTAAACAATCTAGAATGGCAAACAAAAGTTTACTAAAAAATAGAAAAGCTTTTGAGATGAATATCTAGTCTTGAGTTAATCCTGTTTACAACTGATTTGGTTGAAAATATTCTTCTCTGCTTTGCCTCGTGCCTTCTTTGTAAAGCTGATATTGCTAATCCATGCTTACTGTGGCCAAACAAGGCATATGATCATATTTATTGAGGGCCCAGACGATAGTTGTCCCGAAAATGTAACCTGTTATTGTTGGTAGAATTCTATCATTTCTGTTTGCAATTTGTTTCTTTAATTGTTTTCAGGGCTGTAAGTGTTGTTACCCACTTTTCCATGTTAATAACAAATTACTGTCTCCAGTTTGACGTTGATAGACTAAACCAAATGCGATTTATAATTGTTCTATGATTAGACAGTTCATTCTTTTGGTCTGTAACTGACCAGTTATCTCAATCACCCTTTCACTATCTTTTCTCATTGTTGCTTGTTTGTTTTCTCCAGGTTTGTCGAAGGACTGGGGATCCAAGTAAGTTCATGTTTTGCCGACGATGTGATGGTGCATATCATAGTTATTGTCAGCAGCCCCCTCACAAGGTTGACTATCAACACATATCTCctgttttttcattattttcaagtgtgttgACTTATGATATTTTCTTAATGGTGCAGAATGTCAGTCATGGACCTTACTTGTGCCCTAAACATACAAAGTGTCATAGCTGTGCATCTGTTGTCCCAGGAAATGGTCTAAGCACAAGGTTAATTAAGTTTGTTTTTAGTTTCAAGAGAAGTTGTAATGAAAATATGCTTGAAGAATATTACTGATTTTTTTTGAAGAGGACATCCTGCTAACTAATTTAAGGGGTTATGCAACAGAAGTTACCTAACATTAACGGCTAGTTAGAACTGTATTTCAATTAACTGATTTACACATCTTTGAATCACATAACCATATACTCCAACATTTTCAATACATATTTGAGTATTCTATAAATCTTGAAACCTTATCCTGTacattatgtatatatttcaaGAGCCTTAAGCTTTGAATTTATACAATCCATATACTCAATTATTCTTGATACACCCTAGAATATTCTATACATCTGTAACTTACAATCCTATACATTTTTCCATTGCCTTAGACAGTCTTAGTGTATGTATACTTGTAAGTTCTTGCGTATAAATCAAGCGTGTCAGGGTGACCAATTAGGCTTACAATTTCCAAATAGGAAGCCTGTCATATTTgttcattagacttatgtcATTAGACTTATGTCATTAGACTTATGCTTTCTGTCTTCTTGTGGTATCACTGAGATCTAAATGTTTGTAAGGTTGGACTATATTGATCTTTTGAACTTCTGAAATTGTGCTTAATAGATTCCCTAGAGGAATGTTTATTTTCGTTCTTGTAGAAACGGTGTACTTAAGTGGAGAAGagtgatttattttgatttttgattgcAGGTGGTTCCTTGGTTATACCTGTTGCGATGCTTGTGGAAGATTATTTGTGAAAGGGAATTACTGCCCTATTTGCTTGAAGGTATTATCACATTGTATTTTCATGGATTTATTTTCTTGCTTACATTTTTAGTGCAATGTTTTGTCGTCTTGTGTTTATGGTTTGTTAATACTTAATAGTGTTTAATCATACGGAATTTTTGTCATAACCAATATTGTTTTCATCTTTTGGTATGTCGATGAACACATACAGGTTTACAGAGACTCGGAATCAACACCTATGGTGTGTTGTGATATATGCCAACGCTGGGTGCATTGCCAGTGTGATAGTATTAGGTTTGTTCTTTTCCTTaaattatgtagaaattatTTGCGATGCATTCAAATACATGTGATAATCATTCTATTTAGTTATTTCATCTAATTATCTCATATAGTCTTGATAAACAAAGGGAGACAGAATAGTTCTATCCAAAGAAGTGAGAAAAATAGATGCTTGTTAGTCCCACCAATCCCATGAACTAGAGGGAAAGTTACATGTTACATGCCATTGCATTTTATGTGATATAAAAGCCTTTTTTGTTTCCTTTAAATGTGATGGAGCTTTCGTTTTCATTAACCTTTTCTACTTTTGCTAGTTAAGGAGCAAGACTCTAATCTCTCCACTAAAAGCCTAAAATTCTATCAGCTGAACACTTTGCTGGTGTTTCTATTTTTTCCAACTATTTGGCATACATTTCTCATTTACAGCTGCAAATGCTTTGGTAAAGTGTAAAGTCTCCAATGTCAATATTATCCCCAAATTTTGAGGACAACATTTTTTTTGGTGACCGGGATTTATTCCCCGGGGAGGCTAGCACGACCCCCCATTTAAATAAGAGCGTTCGTAGTTCGAATCGAACCTGAGACCTTTGGTCTCTTAGGTAAGACCCTTAGCCACTCGAGCCTTGGTGGGTTAGATGTCCTTTGATAAGTTGTATGCAAAGTGGAAGTATGATAACTAAATTGTAATGGAGAATCGGAGATTACATAATAACTACCGGCGTTAGTATAAGCAAATTTCTTGAAGGTGTTCTAGGTTTCTTCTTGGTTTTGGTATTCTTGAGATTCGAACTTCATATATCAATTAAGTGACAATaactagaaaaatatattaaaataacctGCTTTGAAATGGATATTTTGCTGACTACCAGAGAAAAAGCCATATCCTATATttgttgtatttaaaatatggATTGACTTGTAAACTGTTAGTCAACTTGTGATTTGGGCATATTCTGCAATCTTTATTGGTTATGAGTTTGATAGGTTATAGACAATTAAACATGAATCACTGTtacttttaattcattttccCTTGTTTTATTCTTATGATACACATTTTACTTTATGGCAGCGATGAAAGGTATATGCAGTTTCAAGCTGATGACAATCTTCAATACAAATGTGCCACATGCCGTGGG from Impatiens glandulifera chromosome 9, dImpGla2.1, whole genome shotgun sequence includes the following:
- the LOC124915706 gene encoding protein OBERON 4-like; this translates as MKRLRSSDDLNSFGEKSVSKDWGRRRDEDANLGRSSSHKSFYYRPENGRKGVISSSSRYDRLEDDHESSQMIRKRSDYDSESYDRRKSYDSYKNASDKGILSSPRMEYGGDRFHRSESFSVSRREVPKGFRSERDRSWRRYPHAKDFDEGSTNRSAGESRSSKVVPEDKTSSRDVKSPNIMSKDSVSEQSKSVELKKSEELLVVNHSSSEREEGELEPESDSDSGVQMTNRNEHLVEDSGAFDLNTCQNDKTVVHEENPVIEHLEDYTNRVTEVGESTNEQTNSDQEELPIPKDASEAKLDSLTENDIYGLKSIPSEDEPREILGVELEARSGDTGLAQSNLDKGKSIVVQHELREDVMVKVKEGGSKSSSTSSDNHIDEIGMRGLDLFSRDPVRGEEKPKVENKMFESLDLSLSLPNVLLPINLSKNLPGSPTNSDGFTMSVSASGTQAFSHNLSCSLTQNTTDNCEGSVKSRLLFQGIDQGWNTEPIHKGVSSPQRISLTGDSFFHDSQVDGQGIQRQRIGSAEGSSTLAVKMRLGHKNILEDGRAFSRDKTHEHNFIGGSDSAESIIDMMVSEPLHVTSNIFNEMSGQSIGCLKVSVHNIISDADKQLQLRAMQKGIHDRPDITMDKLMKMNRTQLEILVALVTGQTNFLQKNNNDASISNLAEIFLNLRCKNIACMNLLPVDECDCKVCEKKSGFCSNCMCLVCSKFDMAYNTCSWVGCDVCSHWCHANCALLKSYIRNGHSISSEVQVAAETQFHCVACGHRSEMFGFVKEVFQNFAREWTAEVLFNELECVKRIFYASEDVRGRRLHEIAVQMLLRLANNSNLQEVQYYILGFLSDSNSSKYADLPTATRSGPSNKNQEAAVAANGFPAPSHEVILSKPQYPLTQLEKPSSSSLRGLEFMQKCKDPLDSDTHWTSSQKEPVFDELESIVRIKQAEAKMYQTRADDARREGEDLKRIVSAKKDMIEEEYVLGVAKLRMEESKAEEMQKKKLEEFESVERAYREYLDMKTRMEIDIKELLLKIEAAKRNLTM